cgtgcgTGTAGGGgtgctgtttttgttgtttgcggCCGATTGTCGATCCGGACCGCTCTTTGGTaggatttttgtttcgtttcgtATTCCATAgctgagtgtgtgtgtgtgtagaccaCAAGAGGGTTAACTATGACCGTCTTCGAGCAGAACCTCTTCGCTGGTCTCGTGGTTCGGGTAGTGAGGCGGCACAGAGCCGGACAGAAACCACTCTGAGCGGGTGCGCATGCGTGCCGTCTGTCTCTCGTGCACCTGCCAGGATTCAACGGTAGATAGGGGAAAGATGAggaagtaaacaaaaacaaaaatcttatttAATAATTGCGTGCCACTGCCGATTAGTTGTGAGGACGAAGACTAGAGAAAACTGGACGGAACACGAATCAAATGGTCAGGATcaccaaaaatcaaaaatgggtGTCCCTTTTTATTACAAACTgcttgaataagaaaaaaaggacgaacTACCAACTAGAACGACACATTTTAAATCTAAAACATTGAAACGCGCTACTAACTACTGGTGCAAATGAACGAGACGGTTGAGTGATtaagagaaacaaacatttaaatgagagaaaaaaaaacttatggCTCAATGGATGAGCTTGTTAAAAAGCTGGCTGTTAGGagcaattcttcttcttcaagcaAATTGGAATCAGAACCAGAACCCTGAGGAATAATCAAGCTGTTGTGACGACGGACCTGAGGTAGAAGGGTGAGCGATTTTGTGGCATCGTTGATGTTGGAGCGAGAACTTCTTCGCTCTTCCAGCGGCCTCGAAGACCTGATGGCGGCCACATGCCGACATTGGCTGTTGCTACTGCTTCGACTTCCGCTGCTCGAGCTACCGATGCTACTTATGGGCGATTCAGGACAACTGACATCTGCTCCACAATTGGCGCCCATCTATTGCATCAGAATGTAGGtgagggagagaagaaaaaaacacaataaacaTTGGTGTGAATGAATACAAAAGAACCAAACTTAAACAGCCGTAATATAATAGAAAAACTGACTCTGAAATTTTCGTCGCCTTCTAAACTGACGCTGAGTCGTGCTGATTCCAGCATATCAGAGTTATCGCCGCCACAAGCTTCTGGATAAATATTTAAGGATTCACTAGTGCTGCCATGGTCCTCTGAGGAGTGTCCTCCACCTAATTGATTattcaagttgaaaataaaagtattggCATGTGTCATGCTCCATTTCTCTCCGTCATCTGTGCAGGGAATAATACCTATGCTAAAGGCAGGTTGCCACGTAAGAGCGGCATACTGAAGCCAAGTCATTTCTGCTTCTAGTGATATGGGACCTATTTTTCGAATGTTGTGTAAGTAAGCATAAAAAAACATGCTGGCATAAAGAGTGATTAAGGGCAATGCTAGCAAATACCGGGCAAGGGCAAGGCGTTGGGCGGTCGACCAAAGTCCATGATCCAGGCGTCGTCGATTTTCAAACATCGGCCGGTGATTCGTGAGTAATATCGGTAGTTCTCCGTTCCGAAAAGATTACACGTACCGAAGTGATCGATGAGGAACTTCATAATCTTTGTAGCTGCCTGGAGTAGACGTCTTGAATTTAGTAATGAAATTATATCCGCGCAATCGTGCCCAGTCGAGCCAAAGAAGAATAGACCACACCAAAGACAGGAAATCCGCGCAACGAAGTGAAACCAGATATGAAAAAGCGAATGAAAATTACCTCAACGTCCTCCTATGGCCACAAGTTAAGGGGAGCGTTGGGGtaattagaaatgaaatgtgAACTTTCATAAGCAAAATGTGATAGCCGAAACGATGATGAAATGAGAACAGGTTTGACAGTTGTGTTGACCTACAGTACCTTGAAGCGAATGACATCATCCATTGTGGCTTGTCTGCCAGCCCCTACACACGTGTGGAAAAAAGACGGTGCAACTGATACGCCCAATGCTTCACTACTCATTCCGCTGCTGGGGACGACGCTagcagatgacgaagaaagGGAAACCGCTCGAAAGGTGCCGAAAAGTAACACTAAAAGCTGCTGCGTACACCTGGGCAATTCACTTATAATCCTATTGGaattcaaacagaaaatgagATCCTGAATTGATTCAATTGGAAAATGGACACATACCTTCGGACTTCttcttgtttaaatttcaaatctggAGATTCGCCAGAGGACAGTAGGACATCAAATAGCTGCTTCTCAGCCTCAACACCGAACACACCGTCAGGCAGTTTacgtaaaaattttttgacaacAGAAGAGATGGTGTGAACGCTGAAATTAGCAATGTTCACCAATCTCCcagtttgaagaaaatgaatcaattttttcatgttggctTGGTGTCCGGGCGCTCGAAACACGTCCCGTTTGTTTGGTCCCTCTTTATTCAGCTTCAGTATTAGGACCTAAGATATTCCATTCAACCAAGTTTTAGTGGAAAGCATGAACAAAATTGTTACAACTGTGTTGCGATAAAACTTACCAGCAAGGGCCCAGGAATGTCTGGTTTACATATTTGATCAAATGGAACTCCAAATTTGACTCTGTAGGGTGAAATTTTGTTAGGCAATATATCGATAATTCATTTCTGTCACCAATAAAAACACTCACTTTTCCATACGGCAAGGATAAGGGGCTGGTGCGTGTGCACAGGAGGCAACAGCACTCCCCAGATGGGCAGCTCTGCGTTGCATTTTGACTGCCCAAGCACTCATTCCACGGTAAATCTCAACAGTCTGTGTAGCAGTCGCGGCATCCTAAGACTGAATACGACGGAAAGCGCAACAGGAACACAggcacaagagagagaaaaaaacccgTTACGTTTCAACCTTTGGAATCGGTTCCCACCGCTCGAAACTGTTTTCTCGTGAAGAGCTTTAATGACAGTTAAAAAGTACCGCCCACAAATCGGGCAAGGACCGAGCAAACCGCATCGGAACTCGGCAGCAGACTGGACTAAATAGAATGATAGTATTATACCTTTCTTTTAATACATTGAATCCGATGTGGTTAGTAAATTCGAGcatacacaaaaaagaagttttgacAGGAAAGAGGAGGGTCAGCTTCGTCTTCAATGGCGTAGAGGCATTGCCAGATCTCGACATTTCTGACAACACACCCTACATAAACATAACAcgcaatgaaaaatggaaaatagaCATATATTCAACGGGAATGGTGCATTCCGACAGGTTTCCTGCCAGCCCTCCGTTTAGTGATTTTGTAATTAGAAAGTTGGACTGAAATCTCTTGACTAAATCATCAAAAACAGTTGGCGCTGTTGATAACGAACAACATCACGAGTTTGAGCTTTCGTTTCCGTAATGGGAGGCTATCGTCCATGAAAGAGAAAGTTCCCATTTCTCTGAGGGCAATTATTCTTTAAAGATTTCAGATAAGGTCGcattttagttgttttttcaGATATTCATATACAGTCGCACACCTATATGCAGATTGAGCTAGAGGCCAACATGTGTGATCCCTCTGGCTAAAGAAAGTGCTCATTTCAATTTATAGATGGGACAtataagaaggaaaacaaattg
This DNA window, taken from Daphnia pulex isolate KAP4 chromosome 2, ASM2113471v1, encodes the following:
- the LOC124188379 gene encoding uncharacterized protein LOC124188379 isoform X2, with product MSAWAVKMQRRAAHLGSAVASCAHAPAPYPCRMEKVKFGVPFDQICKPDIPGPLLVLILKLNKEGPNKRDVFRAPGHQANMKKLIHFLQTGRLVNIANFSVHTISSVVKKFLRKLPDGVFGVEAEKQLFDVLLSSGESPDLKFKQEEVRRIISELPRCTQQLLVLLFGTFRAVSLSSSSASVVPSSGMSSEALGVSVAPSFFHTCVGAGRQATMDDVIRFKAATKIMKFLIDHFGTCNLFGTENYRYYSRITGRCLKIDDAWIMDFGRPPNALPLPGPISLEAEMTWLQYAALTWQPAFSIGGGHSSEDHGSTSESLNIYPEACGGDNSDMLESARLSVSLEGDENFRMGANCGADVSCPESPISSIGSSSSGSRSSSNSQCRHVAAIRSSRPLEERRSSRSNINDATKSLTLLPQVHERQTARMRTRSEWFLSGSVPPHYPNHETSEEVLLEDGHS
- the LOC124188379 gene encoding uncharacterized protein LOC124188379 isoform X1, whose translation is MSAWAVKMQRRAAHLGSAVASCAHAPAPYPCRMEKVKFGVPFDQICKPDIPGPLLVLILKLNKEGPNKRDVFRAPGHQANMKKLIHFLQTGRLVNIANFSVHTISSVVKKFLRKLPDGVFGVEAEKQLFDVLLSSGESPDLKFKQEEVRRIISELPRCTQQLLVLLFGTFRAVSLSSSSASVVPSSGMSSEALGVSVAPSFFHTCVGAGRQATMDDVIRFKEDVEAATKIMKFLIDHFGTCNLFGTENYRYYSRITGRCLKIDDAWIMDFGRPPNALPLPGPISLEAEMTWLQYAALTWQPAFSIGGGHSSEDHGSTSESLNIYPEACGGDNSDMLESARLSVSLEGDENFRMGANCGADVSCPESPISSIGSSSSGSRSSSNSQCRHVAAIRSSRPLEERRSSRSNINDATKSLTLLPQVHERQTARMRTRSEWFLSGSVPPHYPNHETSEEVLLEDGHS